The proteins below are encoded in one region of Synergistaceae bacterium:
- the lysA gene encoding diaminopimelate decarboxylase produces MSRLLWGGADCVELAREFGTPLYVMDESLIRTRCVEIRETFLNKWPNTAACYASKAFLTKAMARIVEQEGLGLDVVSEGELRVALAANFPSSRVEMHGNAKSEKELRGALIAGVGRIVVDGIMELELLSELAAETGQCPGILLRVAPGVTPHTHSHIVTGQEGSKFGFPIDGELLRDALCFAVASPSLSFKGFHFHVGSQIFENTSHLEAVERVVTLAEKLKIDKGIEVEELNFGGGFGIGTLPDLGDGGSGLGGTSHVPLRLFTDAMMETLVRECQVRCLKRPFITIEPGRWVVGESGITLYSVETVKRLPSVIYVAVDGGMADNPRPSLYQAKYRGALANKFGDPAVGEVAVVGKCCETGDVLIESIALPSVERGDVLAVFNTGAYNFSMASNYNRLPRPAVVLVKDGDAEVIIERQTHDDLLRGDYMPRRVG; encoded by the coding sequence TTGTCGCGTCTTTTGTGGGGTGGAGCGGACTGTGTGGAGTTGGCGCGCGAGTTCGGAACACCCCTTTATGTAATGGACGAGTCCCTCATTCGGACCCGTTGCGTGGAGATTCGGGAGACTTTTTTGAACAAATGGCCCAACACGGCGGCCTGTTACGCCAGCAAGGCCTTTTTGACGAAAGCCATGGCTCGTATCGTGGAGCAGGAGGGCCTGGGGCTCGATGTTGTTTCCGAGGGAGAGCTGCGGGTGGCGTTGGCGGCGAATTTTCCTTCATCTCGGGTGGAGATGCACGGCAACGCCAAGTCGGAAAAAGAGCTTCGGGGGGCACTAATCGCCGGGGTGGGGCGCATTGTCGTGGACGGAATTATGGAGCTGGAGCTTTTATCCGAGCTAGCGGCTGAAACTGGGCAATGCCCCGGTATTCTTCTCCGTGTCGCGCCAGGAGTGACCCCCCACACTCACTCCCACATCGTCACGGGCCAAGAGGGAAGCAAATTCGGCTTTCCCATCGACGGCGAACTTCTCCGTGACGCCCTCTGTTTCGCTGTGGCCTCACCGAGCTTGAGCTTTAAGGGTTTTCACTTTCATGTGGGATCTCAGATCTTTGAAAATACCTCTCACCTGGAGGCGGTGGAGCGTGTCGTAACCCTGGCCGAAAAGTTGAAGATCGACAAGGGGATCGAGGTGGAGGAACTGAATTTCGGCGGAGGTTTCGGGATCGGAACTTTACCCGATTTGGGAGACGGCGGATCCGGGCTTGGCGGTACCTCCCATGTTCCCCTACGCCTCTTCACGGACGCCATGATGGAGACTCTGGTCCGGGAGTGCCAGGTGCGTTGCCTGAAGCGCCCTTTTATCACCATCGAACCCGGCCGATGGGTAGTAGGAGAATCCGGCATCACTCTTTACTCCGTGGAGACGGTCAAACGTCTACCAAGTGTCATTTACGTTGCCGTAGACGGAGGCATGGCCGACAATCCACGACCATCGCTCTACCAGGCGAAGTATCGAGGCGCCCTGGCGAACAAGTTCGGGGACCCCGCGGTTGGGGAAGTGGCGGTCGTCGGCAAATGTTGCGAGACGGGGGACGTTTTGATCGAGTCCATCGCTTTGCCCTCCGTGGAACGCGGCGATGTTCTAGCGGTTTTCAACACGGGGGCTTATAATTTTTCGATGGCGAGCAACTATAATCGTCTTCCGCGCCCGGCGGTGGTTCTGGTGAAGGACGGCGACGCGGAGGTGATCATCGAGCGCCAAACCCACGACGACTTGCTCCGGGGCGACTACATGCCGCGGCGCGTGGGGTGA